One segment of Leptospirillum ferrooxidans C2-3 DNA contains the following:
- a CDS encoding sensor domain-containing protein yields MESQGLFDSGRFFEQAPDGIFFMDPDSLIVLQANGVFCRMLGYQGPDQIVGKPVSIFTNSSESKTRQVIRSLDRSGFHSQKANRRFRRLDGTRIHVSVSYSCITYGQTRAIMAHVRDVSREMETETFKQISLELDRMILLGEPLDSLLSMIVKRLDESFHFLMTYFSMPNPDGTIRYVEIASSVPDFPKLFLEASGHFRWDTPPGIHRVSSKSLHTRKPLFVTLEDFRDSPLFSWYEEVGLSVSQVIPILRKDKSLLPWGTLTVNSQHEQDISPGFREQLIEFSEKIRLAFIRYEEQNQLRLQKAALDSSRTPFFIATPDGRIQWANRAFFFMIRYPHAEPCDFFIRELFPPSNVGGELSLEEVCASKEFYQGEFQGVSHDGTAFLTETVVSPLMDEKGTVNQILVHQKDITLDKEQERKIWRLAHIDSLTGLLNRNAFMAEFKRKIQIQRESVSEMALLFIDLDGFKEINDSLGHSIGDQLLCIMAERLLKMAHHEDLVGRIGGDEFLLLCPVDPDRSLLNEFLKRFIRVMSAPVQIDEHLLVTTVSVGVSLFPDDGEDETLLLRRSDIAMYHAKSLGKNTVQFFDPKFEEKIQTRYEKTQSLRNAILRKEFVFCYQPQINVENNKIVGVEALIRWNKPGEKVPLSPSHFISLAEETGLIVPIGEWGLQTVLETIRRLKRKGFPPIRVALNFSARQFWNNNFWDTLLTTLDQNREILGWLSIELTESLLMKDIRESKSRLDQLRSMNVRISIDDFGIGYSSLSYLTQLVTDEIKVPQEFVLRMRENPTDMALVKTIIQMAENLNLDLVGEGAQTPEEVAILKSLSCPVIQGFALSRPLPIDELEVFLTQYTREHPENVP; encoded by the coding sequence TTGGAAAGTCAGGGACTGTTCGATTCTGGACGCTTTTTTGAACAGGCACCGGACGGGATTTTCTTCATGGATCCGGACTCACTGATTGTCCTGCAGGCCAATGGAGTCTTCTGCCGCATGCTAGGCTACCAGGGGCCCGATCAAATCGTCGGAAAACCTGTCTCCATATTTACCAATTCCTCCGAATCCAAAACGCGCCAGGTGATCCGAAGCCTTGATCGATCCGGTTTCCATTCACAAAAGGCCAATCGCCGCTTCAGGCGACTCGACGGCACAAGAATCCATGTCAGCGTCAGTTACTCCTGCATCACCTATGGGCAAACAAGGGCCATCATGGCCCATGTCAGGGACGTATCCCGGGAAATGGAAACAGAAACCTTCAAACAGATCTCTCTCGAGCTCGATCGAATGATTCTTTTGGGCGAACCTCTTGACTCTCTCCTCTCCATGATCGTGAAGAGACTCGATGAATCCTTTCATTTCCTGATGACCTACTTTTCGATGCCAAACCCTGACGGAACCATCCGTTATGTCGAAATTGCCTCTTCGGTCCCGGACTTCCCGAAGCTTTTTTTGGAAGCTTCCGGACATTTTCGCTGGGATACCCCTCCCGGAATCCACAGGGTCAGCTCCAAGTCTCTTCACACCAGAAAGCCCCTCTTTGTGACCCTGGAAGACTTTCGGGACTCTCCGCTCTTTTCCTGGTATGAAGAAGTCGGACTCAGCGTCTCCCAGGTCATTCCCATCCTCAGAAAAGACAAATCACTTCTTCCCTGGGGAACGCTGACCGTCAACTCACAACATGAACAGGATATTTCTCCGGGATTCCGGGAACAGCTGATCGAGTTCTCGGAGAAAATCCGTCTGGCTTTTATCCGTTATGAAGAACAGAACCAGTTGCGGCTTCAGAAAGCCGCTCTGGATTCTTCCCGAACCCCTTTCTTTATCGCCACTCCCGACGGGAGGATTCAGTGGGCCAACAGGGCCTTTTTTTTCATGATCCGTTATCCCCATGCGGAACCCTGCGACTTTTTCATCCGGGAACTCTTTCCCCCTTCCAACGTGGGCGGGGAATTGTCCCTTGAGGAGGTTTGTGCGTCAAAAGAATTTTACCAGGGTGAATTTCAGGGCGTGTCACATGATGGGACAGCTTTCTTGACGGAGACGGTCGTTTCCCCCCTGATGGACGAAAAAGGGACCGTCAACCAGATCCTGGTTCACCAAAAAGACATTACCCTGGACAAAGAGCAGGAAAGAAAGATCTGGAGATTGGCCCACATCGATTCCCTGACGGGTCTTTTGAATCGCAATGCCTTCATGGCGGAGTTCAAGAGAAAGATCCAGATCCAGAGAGAGTCCGTCTCGGAGATGGCCCTTTTGTTTATTGATCTGGACGGATTCAAGGAGATCAATGACTCGCTTGGCCATTCCATAGGCGATCAGCTCCTGTGCATCATGGCGGAGCGACTCTTAAAAATGGCCCATCACGAGGATCTGGTTGGCAGAATCGGTGGAGACGAGTTTCTTCTCCTTTGTCCTGTCGATCCGGATCGATCTCTTCTCAATGAATTCCTTAAACGTTTCATCAGGGTGATGTCCGCTCCCGTCCAGATTGATGAACATCTTCTGGTGACGACCGTTTCCGTCGGAGTTTCTCTTTTCCCCGATGACGGGGAGGATGAAACACTCCTCCTACGAAGGTCTGACATCGCCATGTACCATGCAAAAAGCCTTGGAAAGAACACCGTGCAGTTTTTTGACCCGAAATTCGAAGAAAAGATTCAGACCCGCTACGAAAAAACCCAGTCTCTCAGAAACGCCATCTTGAGAAAGGAATTCGTTTTTTGCTATCAGCCACAGATCAATGTCGAAAACAATAAAATCGTTGGCGTTGAAGCGCTCATCCGATGGAACAAGCCTGGAGAAAAAGTCCCTCTCTCCCCTTCCCACTTCATCTCTCTGGCGGAAGAAACAGGCCTCATTGTCCCGATTGGAGAATGGGGACTTCAAACGGTCCTGGAAACGATCCGCAGACTGAAACGAAAAGGATTTCCGCCCATTCGCGTTGCACTGAATTTTTCAGCACGTCAGTTCTGGAATAACAATTTCTGGGACACACTCCTGACAACACTCGATCAGAATCGGGAGATTCTCGGCTGGCTTTCCATTGAGCTGACAGAAAGCCTTCTGATGAAAGACATCCGGGAGTCCAAAAGCCGACTGGACCAGTTAAGAAGCATGAATGTCCGGATATCGATCGATGACTTCGGAATCGGCTACTCCTCCCTTTCCTACCTGACCCAGCTGGTGACAGATGAAATCAAGGTCCCGCAGGAGTTTGTCCTCAGGATGAGGGAAAATCCGACGGACATGGCCCTGGTGAAAACGATCATCCAGATGGCTGAGAATCTGAATCTCGATCTGGTTGGAGAAGGGGCCCAGACACCAGAAGAGGTCGCCATTCTGAAAAGCCTCTCCTGTCCGGTCATTCAGGGATTTGCCCTGTCAAGACCGCTGCCTATCGATGAGCTGGAAGTCTTCCTGACGCAATACACAAGGGAACATCCGGAGAATGTCCCATAA
- the ileS gene encoding isoleucine--tRNA ligase, whose translation MEIKETLNLPKTNFPMKAGLPEKEPSILNHWNSIGLEQALLSRMGSRPLFILHDGPPYANGHLHMGHALNKVLKDMINRVAIREGKRPAYIPGWDCHGLPIEHKVLKDLKKNRSELTPVEIRTKCRESANEFVKIQMEEFRRMGVMADWDHPYLTMSFDYEATILDSFREMVKKGLVYKGVKPVLWCPQCETALAEAEVEYEDHTSQAATVLFATPESGTSPENTFIAIWTTTPWTLPANKAVAYHPDADYLELSHTGGEDSGPFSKNDRLFVSSALWTEEGSFAGLGNLSGGFSIVRTLKGEDLAREIPFVTSPLTGARVPLLPGDFVTMDQGTGMVHIAPGHGEDDHRLGLLHGLPVEAPVDNRGRYLQTLSEMGLDEFVGKPVMASNEQILALLSSLGRLISHSAYRHSYPHCWRCKKPVIFRATPQWFLSLSAENLRQRTLAAIRTVSWIPARGENRITSMIENRPDWCLSRQRSWGVPIPALGCSDCGESFLDNNLMERLVARTRKEGIDFWFDPEQAGEIKKGVSCPRCHGQNLELERDILDVWFDSGVSHEAVLKRRPGLSWPADLYLEGSDQHRGWFHSSLLTSVALHDAPPYRSVLTHGFVVDGQGRKMAKTIGNVISPSEIIKQHGADILRLWAASSDYREDIRLSPVILSHLVESYRKIRNTFRFMMGNLYDYQPDFSGTEDSADPLDRWILSLWEGTKGTIIAAYRDYDFPAVVHHLSGFCSVSLSALYFDMIKDRLYTEAARSPLRTGTQKTMALILKELLLLIQPILVFTSDEIAENLLPLGLLPSGETDATAWIQGEAYPPLIPGRRDETLEKSMEELLVYRQEFGRIIDDLRKKKEAGSGLDVEVSFITGENTIPGAWKHFPPDYPAMFLIVSGFSFLKEVPEKEEQTILAMTESQALPGAKWMIRRASGTKCERCWMVTPATGDNPEHLPLCHRCFPIVQEAKRHEEGSSNGA comes from the coding sequence GTGGAAATCAAAGAGACATTAAACCTTCCCAAGACAAATTTCCCCATGAAAGCGGGGCTTCCAGAAAAAGAACCTTCCATTTTGAATCATTGGAACTCGATTGGCCTCGAACAGGCCCTTTTGTCCAGGATGGGTAGCCGGCCCCTTTTCATTCTCCACGACGGCCCTCCCTACGCCAACGGACACCTTCACATGGGACATGCCCTGAACAAGGTGCTGAAAGACATGATCAACCGTGTCGCTATCCGGGAGGGCAAACGCCCTGCCTACATTCCCGGCTGGGACTGTCATGGGCTCCCGATCGAACACAAGGTCCTGAAAGACCTGAAAAAGAATCGATCCGAACTGACACCTGTCGAGATCCGGACGAAATGCCGGGAATCCGCGAATGAATTCGTCAAGATCCAGATGGAGGAGTTTCGCCGGATGGGAGTGATGGCCGACTGGGATCACCCCTATCTCACGATGTCTTTTGACTATGAAGCCACCATCCTCGATTCTTTCAGGGAAATGGTGAAAAAAGGACTGGTCTACAAGGGCGTCAAGCCGGTTCTCTGGTGCCCCCAGTGCGAAACAGCCCTCGCCGAGGCTGAGGTCGAATACGAAGACCATACCTCCCAAGCCGCAACGGTTCTTTTTGCAACCCCCGAATCCGGAACCTCTCCTGAAAACACCTTCATTGCCATCTGGACCACGACCCCATGGACACTGCCGGCCAACAAGGCGGTCGCCTATCATCCTGATGCCGACTATCTTGAACTCAGCCACACCGGCGGAGAAGACTCCGGCCCCTTTTCCAAAAATGACCGGCTCTTTGTCTCAAGCGCGCTCTGGACAGAAGAGGGAAGCTTTGCCGGGCTCGGCAATCTCTCGGGAGGATTTTCCATCGTCAGGACCCTGAAGGGAGAGGATCTCGCCCGGGAGATTCCCTTTGTCACATCTCCCCTCACAGGAGCCAGGGTTCCCCTTCTTCCGGGGGATTTTGTCACAATGGACCAGGGAACGGGGATGGTCCATATCGCTCCCGGCCATGGAGAGGACGACCATCGACTGGGACTCCTCCACGGACTTCCCGTCGAGGCACCCGTGGACAATCGCGGACGATATCTGCAGACCCTTTCCGAAATGGGACTTGACGAGTTTGTCGGAAAACCCGTCATGGCTTCAAACGAGCAGATTCTGGCGCTTTTATCCTCCCTTGGCCGTCTGATTTCCCATTCTGCCTATCGCCACTCCTACCCTCACTGCTGGAGATGCAAAAAACCGGTGATTTTCCGGGCCACTCCCCAATGGTTTCTTTCCCTGTCCGCGGAAAATCTCCGACAGAGAACCCTGGCTGCGATCCGGACAGTTTCATGGATTCCCGCCAGGGGTGAAAACAGGATCACCTCCATGATCGAGAACAGGCCCGACTGGTGTCTTTCAAGACAGAGATCCTGGGGTGTCCCGATCCCGGCGCTCGGATGTTCCGATTGCGGAGAAAGCTTCCTCGACAACAATCTCATGGAACGGCTCGTTGCCAGGACCCGGAAGGAAGGGATCGATTTCTGGTTTGATCCAGAACAGGCCGGAGAAATCAAAAAAGGGGTCTCCTGTCCGCGTTGCCACGGCCAGAACCTTGAACTCGAACGGGATATCCTCGATGTCTGGTTCGATTCGGGGGTCAGCCATGAAGCGGTCCTCAAGAGAAGACCAGGACTTTCCTGGCCGGCAGACCTGTACCTTGAAGGCTCTGACCAGCACAGGGGGTGGTTCCATTCCTCCCTTCTCACAAGTGTGGCCCTTCATGATGCCCCTCCTTACAGATCGGTTTTGACACACGGCTTTGTAGTCGACGGCCAAGGACGAAAAATGGCCAAGACGATCGGAAACGTCATCAGCCCGTCGGAAATCATCAAGCAGCATGGAGCGGATATCCTGCGGCTCTGGGCAGCCTCATCCGACTACCGGGAGGACATCCGGCTCTCACCGGTCATCTTGTCCCATCTGGTCGAATCCTACCGAAAGATCAGAAACACATTCCGCTTCATGATGGGGAATCTCTACGACTATCAGCCGGACTTTTCTGGAACGGAAGATTCAGCAGACCCGCTTGACCGGTGGATTCTCTCCCTCTGGGAAGGGACAAAAGGGACAATCATAGCCGCCTACCGGGACTATGATTTCCCGGCGGTAGTGCACCATCTGTCAGGATTCTGCTCCGTTTCCCTCTCGGCATTGTACTTCGACATGATCAAGGACCGTCTCTATACAGAGGCCGCCCGATCACCCCTCAGGACCGGAACGCAAAAAACGATGGCCCTGATCCTTAAGGAACTCTTGCTTTTGATCCAGCCAATACTCGTTTTCACATCGGACGAGATTGCCGAAAACCTTCTCCCTCTCGGCCTTCTCCCCAGCGGGGAAACCGATGCAACCGCATGGATACAAGGCGAAGCTTACCCGCCACTGATTCCCGGACGGAGAGATGAAACCCTCGAAAAAAGTATGGAAGAGCTGCTGGTTTATCGTCAGGAGTTTGGCCGGATCATTGACGACCTAAGGAAAAAAAAGGAAGCAGGGTCGGGCCTTGATGTCGAAGTATCTTTTATCACAGGGGAAAACACGATTCCCGGGGCATGGAAGCATTTTCCACCGGACTATCCGGCCATGTTCCTCATCGTCTCTGGATTCTCTTTCCTGAAAGAGGTGCCGGAAAAAGAGGAACAAACCATCCTTGCGATGACAGAAAGTCAGGCTCTTCCGGGTGCAAAATGGATGATACGTCGGGCTTCGGGAACCAAGTGCGAACGGTGCTGGATGGTGACACCCGCCACTGGAGACAACCCGGAGCACCTCCCTTTATGTCACCGGTGCTTCCCGATCGTCCAGGAAGCAAAACGCCATGAAGAAGGCTCCTCCAATGGAGCCTAG
- the lspA gene encoding signal peptidase II translates to MEPSRETTASWKFSWWIYILIAATVFLLDQLTKNWIHQSLFPGEAIVVIPHFFQIVSVRNTGIVFGMFQGDGENLHRMILVGVTVAAAAGIIYYSSRRRRERGFEFLPLALVLGGALGNLSDRVLGGRVVDFLDFQVAGHHWPAFNIADSAIVIGVSLLVGLGLFPTPSGTSPESSPGKPQNPGNTTH, encoded by the coding sequence ATGGAGCCTAGCCGGGAAACAACTGCCTCCTGGAAATTCAGCTGGTGGATCTACATACTGATTGCAGCAACTGTTTTTCTCCTCGACCAGCTCACGAAAAACTGGATCCACCAGTCTCTCTTTCCGGGAGAGGCCATCGTGGTCATTCCCCATTTTTTCCAGATCGTCTCTGTCAGGAACACCGGGATTGTCTTCGGGATGTTTCAGGGGGACGGAGAGAACCTTCATCGGATGATTCTTGTGGGGGTGACCGTTGCGGCCGCGGCGGGGATCATTTATTATAGTTCCAGAAGGCGGCGTGAAAGAGGATTTGAGTTCCTCCCCCTGGCGCTGGTTCTGGGAGGTGCCCTCGGAAACCTGAGTGACAGGGTTCTGGGGGGCCGGGTCGTGGATTTTCTCGATTTCCAGGTCGCAGGTCATCACTGGCCGGCTTTTAATATTGCGGATTCGGCCATTGTCATCGGTGTTTCCCTGCTCGTGGGTCTCGGATTGTTCCCGACACCTTCCGGAACGTCTCCGGAATCATCACCCGGAAAACCTCAAAACCCCGGCAATACGACTCACTAG